From Melitaea cinxia chromosome 23, ilMelCinx1.1, whole genome shotgun sequence, the proteins below share one genomic window:
- the LOC123664915 gene encoding protein Star, with translation KVTPPPAVPFQVPRLSLPSFTKSPPNELYRKLLPALLFILTFVTVMTMLLIYMDTFALGAQQFRLNMTKDKELASISAESPTLVAYVRQLHLAPRPPRTPPPPPTPTPRVAVLDSILGEIHNGTLVEFLPRGPRDSTAAYLETARGWGGVAVRAAPRDYLALRGAARALHACLSPTDHPRVVSYEEAEHGGGVFRSRVLCLPLLTVLLAADAARAHYTALAGPAAPPALLALPFRRLRLRVRVIDYRSTDPVALNKTTQILEANNYTVAATFDDGIMYALKDAGEN, from the exons AAAGTAACTCCACCCCCAGCAGTGCCATTTCAAGTACCGAGACTCTCGTTGCCATCATTCACGAAATCTCCTCCCAATGAATTGTACAGGAAGCTATTACCGGCACTGCTGTTTATATTAACTTTCGTGACCGTGATGACAATGCTTCTCATTTATATGGATACATTTG CTCTAGGTGCCCAGCAATTCCGGCTAAACATGACCAAAGATAAGGAGCTGGCCAGTATCTCTGCCGAGTCTCCGACCCTGGTTGCGTATGTGAGACAACTACATCTTGCTCCGAGACCACCTCGAACACCGCCACCTCCACCCACACCGACTCCTAGAGTTGCCGTGCTGGATAGCATATTGGGAGAAATA CACAACGGTACACTAGTGGAGTTCCTGCCTCGGGGTCCGAGAGACTCCACCGCTGCTTACTTGGAGACAGCTCGTGGCTGGGGCGGAGTCGCCGTCCGCGCTGCCCCCAGAGACTACCTGGCGTTGCGGGGCGCGGCCCGGGCCCTGCACGCCTGCCTCAGCCCTACCGACCACCCACGAGTG GTGAGCTACGAGGAGGCGGAGCACGGCGGCGGCGTGTTCCGCTCGCGCGTGCTGTGCCTGCCGCTGCTGACGGTGCTGCTGGCGGCGGACGCGGCGCGCGCGCACTACACGGCGCTGGCCgggcccgccgcgccgcccgcgctgctggcgctgccCTTCCGCCGCCTGCGACTGCGGGTGCGT GTAATCGATTACCGCTCGACCGACCCCGTCGCCCTGAACAAGACAACGCAGATCCTTGAGGCGAACAACTACACCGTGGCTGCCACCTTCGACGATGGTATCATGTATGCCCTCAAAGACGCTGGGGAGAACTGA